Part of the Verrucomicrobiales bacterium genome is shown below.
TTCTATTCTTGCTGCGTCAGAAATGGCGAACTTCGATCAATCGTGCGGCCGAAGCCATGACCATCTTCGCGGTGATGTGCGCCGGTATTTACCCGCTCATTCACATCGGGCGTATCTGGCTGGGTTGGTGGTTGTTGCCTCTACCTAATGCGAACTCCATTTGGCCCCAGTTCCGCTCCCCCTTGCTCTGGGACGTGTTCGCCGTATCGACCTACTTCACGGTTTCGCTACTCTTCTGGTACATGGGGCTGATCCCCGACTTGGGCACCATGCGCGACCGGGCGAAGAGCCGCCTTCGCAAGTTTTGGTACGGTCTGTTTGCGATGGGATGGTGCGGTTCGAACCGCCACTGGCGCAATTACGAGAAGGCCTATCTGCTGCTGGCTGGTCTGTCCACGCCGCTGGTGCTCTCCGTGCACTCGATCGTCTCCTTTGACTTCGCGGTGTCGCAGTTGCCCGGATGGCACACGACGATCTTCCCGCCTTACTTCGTGGCCGGCGCTGTTTTCTCCGGTTTCGGCATGGTGCTGACCTTGCTGATCCCGTTGCGGACGATCTGCAAGTTGGAAGACGTTATCACGGTTCGCCACATCGAGCTGATGTGCAAAGTCATCTTGGCGACGGGCTCGATCGTCGGTTACGCCTACGGGATGGAGTTCTTCATCGCCTGGTATAGCGGGAATCCATACGAGCGCTTCGTGTTCATCAACAACCGGGCGGCCGACCCATACATCTTTGGGCCGATGTTCGGGGTTAAGCCCGCTCCCTATTGGTGGGCTTACTGGAGCATGATCTCCTGCAATGTGATCTCCCCACAGTTGTTCTGGTCCAAGTGGTGCCGAACCAAGATCTGGTTTGTTTTCGTCGTCTCCATCTTCGTGAACATCGGAATGTGGTTCGAGCGGTTCGTGATCATCGTCACGTCGCTGCATCGGGACTACCTGCCTTCCAGCTGGGCTTACTTCAGCCCAACCTGGGTGGACATCTGGACGTTTGTCGGGTCCTTCGGGTTGTTCATGTCGCTATTCCTACTCTTCATGCGGTTCCTGCCGGTGATTGCGATTTCTGAAGTGAAAGGCGTGACTCCGCAGGCTGATCCTCACCATCCGTTGGGTGGGGCAAAGGGACACTAAACCATATTTGAACCCATGGCTGATTCGAATATCGATTATACGGTGAAGCTCGGCTTGTTGGCCGAGTACGATTCTCCTGCAGCGCTGATGCATGCAGCCGAGAAGTTTCGCGACGCGGGTTATCGTCGCTGGGATGTCTTCTCGCCCTACCCGGTTCACGGGATGGACGACGCCATGGGTTTGGGGAACTCCAAGGTGGGCTGGTTTACCTTCATCGGAGGGTTGAGCGGCTACACGTTGGGAATGATCATGATCTGGTGGATGAACGCTTACGACTATCCGATCGGCGTTGGCGGCAAGCCCCTGTTTAGTCCCATCTTCTCATTCCCGGTGGCATACGAATGCACGATTCTCTTGGGGGCGTTTGGATCCTTGGGAGGCATGTTCATCCTGAACAAGCTGCCCCGGCATTACAATCCGCTGTTCAAGAAGGAGAGGTTTTCGAAGGCGACGCATGACGCGTTTTTCCTGTTTGTGGAGACCGCTGATCCCAAGTATTCCGACACCGAAACACGCAAGCTGCTTGAGTCGACCGGGATCAAGCAAATCGAGGAAGTGAGGGACTAATGCGCTACATCGTTCTGGTTTTTGTTGTGTGCTTTGCGGTCGTGCTTGGCATTGGCGGCTGTCAGGGCAGCAAGACACGTCGGACACCGATCGAGCTGATTCCGGACATGGATCGGCAGCCTAAGCTTCGTCCGCAGGCTGGGAATGGCTTTTTTAAGGATGGGCTCAGTTCGCAGATCGCCCCTCAAGGAACGGTAGCCCGCGGCTCTCATTACGAAGAGACGGCGGAAAGCACGGGGCGGATCCCGGG
Proteins encoded:
- the nrfD gene encoding polysulfide reductase NrfD: MGHDATTLPASAVPRTPKELEREPLVLNQRSLGWISDAVAGIGEGKTPKWWWALFIPSVLLATFMFSLIGYLMFTGVGVWGLQVPVAWAWDITNFVFWIGIGHAGTLISAILFLLRQKWRTSINRAAEAMTIFAVMCAGIYPLIHIGRIWLGWWLLPLPNANSIWPQFRSPLLWDVFAVSTYFTVSLLFWYMGLIPDLGTMRDRAKSRLRKFWYGLFAMGWCGSNRHWRNYEKAYLLLAGLSTPLVLSVHSIVSFDFAVSQLPGWHTTIFPPYFVAGAVFSGFGMVLTLLIPLRTICKLEDVITVRHIELMCKVILATGSIVGYAYGMEFFIAWYSGNPYERFVFINNRAADPYIFGPMFGVKPAPYWWAYWSMISCNVISPQLFWSKWCRTKIWFVFVVSIFVNIGMWFERFVIIVTSLHRDYLPSSWAYFSPTWVDIWTFVGSFGLFMSLFLLFMRFLPVIAISEVKGVTPQADPHHPLGGAKGH
- a CDS encoding DUF3341 domain-containing protein, which translates into the protein MADSNIDYTVKLGLLAEYDSPAALMHAAEKFRDAGYRRWDVFSPYPVHGMDDAMGLGNSKVGWFTFIGGLSGYTLGMIMIWWMNAYDYPIGVGGKPLFSPIFSFPVAYECTILLGAFGSLGGMFILNKLPRHYNPLFKKERFSKATHDAFFLFVETADPKYSDTETRKLLESTGIKQIEEVRD